The Dreissena polymorpha isolate Duluth1 chromosome 10, UMN_Dpol_1.0, whole genome shotgun sequence genome includes a region encoding these proteins:
- the LOC127847899 gene encoding toll-like receptor 4 codes for MDAGIMKSSLNEVPTFGNVSLSAIIELNLANNNLSRLTAISESPFLEFHFFILSSNLCFDVHPDLLKGLPSLEFLDLSGNYISFAMTNYGDLFETNIQLKHLDISRNELKALNNNLFKNQLNITFLNLSQNKLQSFTIYADNLTKLEVINLSHNCFLTLTDFKQILHVIRNHVENRNETVVDLKNNDFLCSCNAGDVAFMNSVADDVRSHRYLLQFTCNQNEEVRNASEFESFKHTFDKKCRTLMDSIVSIVVGAVFVFILIIITVATLVYKFRWKIKYWFYVRNSKRRMRNGYTVIQNSNDWSYKYHVYLAYSYEVQKFIIETVLTKLSELEYKVFSQDDIIPGLNLCSVIGNAIHVSRCVLLVVSSECEDSIEWSIAVHMANEEAIQRRKPITLALLYDGHCVDGIPGAEQLIHQDYFIDFPRNGSEHEITAFWADFEKKLISIDNTALETSMTCLARSNERS; via the exons ATGGATGCTGGAATTATGAAATCA TCATTGAATGAGGTGCCAACATTTGGTAACGTTTCACTCAGTGCCATCATAGAGCTTAATCTCGCCAACAACAATCTTTCGCGCTTAACCGCGATCTCTGAATCACCTTTT ctggagtttcacttctttatattgagttcCAATCTTTGCTTCGATGTCCATCCAGATTTACTTAAAGGTCTTCCTTCTCTTGAGTTTCTAGATCTGTCTGGAAATTATATTAGCTTTGCCATGACAAATTATGGTGATTTATTTGAAACCAATATACAGCTTAAACATTTGGATATATCAAGAAATGAACTTAAGGCATTAAATAATAATCTTTttaaaaatcagctaaatataaCGTTCTTGAACCTGTCACAAAACAAACTTCAATCGTTCACCATTTATGCAGATAACTTAACAAAACTTGAAGTGATAAATCTTTCACATAATTGCTTTTTAACTTTGACAGATTTTAAACAGATTTTACACGTTATTAGAAACCATgttgaaaacagaaatgaaactGTTGTTGATCTGAAAAACAATGATTTTCTGTGTTCATGTAACGCTGGTGACGTAGCATTCATGAACAGCGTTGCTGATGACGTTCGAAGTCATCGGTATTTACTACAGTTTACATGCAATCAAAACGAAGAAGTAAGGAATGCCTCAGAGTTTGAATCATTCAAACACACTTTTGATAAGAAATGTAGAACCTTGATGGATTCGATTGTTTCGATTGTAGTTGGTGCGGTGttcgtgtttattttgataattataaccGTCGCTACGCTGGTGTATAAATTTAGATGGAAAATAAAATACTGGTTTTACGTTCGAAATAGTAAACGGCGTATGCGAAACGGATATACCGTCATTCAAAATTCCAATGATTGGTCGTATAAATATCACGTATATTTGGCGTATTCTTACGAGGTACAGAAATTCATCATAGAAACTGTCTTAACCAAACTGAGTGAACTCGAGTACAAAGTGTTCAGTCAAGACGACATTATTCCCGGTTTGAACCTCTGTAGTGTTATTGGAAACGCTATCCACGTCAGCAGATGTGTTTTGTTAGTTGTTAGTTCAGAATGCGAGGATTCAATTGAATGGAGTATTGCGGTCCATATGGCAAACGAAGAAGCAATCCAGAGAAGGAAACCCATCACGTTGGCACTTTTATATGATGGTCACTGTGTGGATGGTATACCAGGTGCAGAACAATTAATACACCAAGACTACTTTATAGATTTTCCTCGGAATGGCAGTGAACATGAGATTACCGCGTTCTGGGCTGACTTTGAAAAGAAACTGATTTCGATTGATAACACTGCGTTAGAAACATCAATGACTTGCCTAGCAAGGAGCAATGAACGCTCTTGA